The following are encoded in a window of Pseudomonas sp. JQ170C genomic DNA:
- the ptsP gene encoding phosphoenolpyruvate--protein phosphotransferase has product MLNTLRKIVQEVNSAKDLKTALGIIVLRVKEAMGSQVCSVYLLDPESNRFVLMATEGLNKRSIGKVSMAPNEGLVGLVGTREEPLNLEHAADHPRYRYFAETGEERFASFLGAPIIHHRRVVGVLVIQQKERRQFDEGEEAFLVTMSAQLAGVIAHAEATGSIRGLGRQGKGIQEAKFVGVPGSPGAAVGKAVVMLPPADLDVVPDKSVDDIDAELQLFNNALEGVREDMRNLSAKLATQLRPEERALFDVYLMMLDDAALGGEVVQVIKTGQWAQGALRQVVTEHVNRFELMDDAYLRERASDVKDLGRRLLAYLQEARQQTLVYPDNTILISEELTPAMLGEVPEGKLVGLVSVLGSGNSHVAILARAMGIPTVMGLVDLPYSKVDGIDMIVDGYKGDVYTNPSDVLRKQYAEVVEEERQLAQGLDALRELPCITLDGHRMPLWVNTGLLADVARAQQRGAEGVGLYRTEVPFMINQRFPSEKEQLAIYREQLAAFHPLPVTMRSLDIGGDKALSYFPIKEDNPFLGWRGIRVTLDHPEIFLVQTRAMLKASEGLNNLRILLPMISGIHELEEALHLIHRAWGEVRDEGTDVPMPPVGVMIEIPAAVYQTRELARQVDFLSVGSNDLTQYLLAVDRNNPRVADLYDYLHPAVLQALQNVVRDAHAEGKPVSICGEMAGDPAAAVLLMAMGFDSLSMNATNLPKVKWMLRQVSLSKSQELLAQAMGIDNPQVIHSSLQLALKNLGLARMINPGSSKTL; this is encoded by the coding sequence ATGCTCAATACGCTGCGCAAGATCGTCCAGGAAGTTAACTCCGCCAAGGATCTCAAGACGGCGTTGGGGATCATTGTGTTGCGCGTAAAAGAGGCCATGGGCAGTCAGGTCTGCTCCGTCTATCTGCTTGATCCGGAATCCAACCGCTTTGTGCTGATGGCCACCGAGGGCTTGAACAAGCGCTCGATCGGCAAGGTCAGCATGGCACCCAACGAGGGCCTGGTCGGCCTGGTCGGCACTCGCGAAGAGCCGCTGAACCTGGAACACGCCGCCGACCACCCGCGTTATCGCTACTTTGCCGAAACCGGTGAAGAGCGCTTCGCTTCATTCCTAGGTGCACCGATCATCCACCACCGGCGTGTGGTGGGGGTACTGGTTATCCAGCAAAAGGAGCGTCGCCAGTTCGACGAGGGCGAAGAAGCCTTCCTGGTGACCATGAGCGCCCAGCTCGCCGGTGTTATTGCCCATGCCGAGGCCACGGGTTCGATCCGTGGCCTTGGTCGTCAAGGCAAGGGTATCCAGGAAGCCAAGTTCGTCGGTGTGCCGGGTTCGCCCGGCGCGGCAGTGGGCAAGGCGGTTGTCATGCTGCCGCCGGCCGATCTCGACGTGGTGCCCGACAAGTCCGTCGATGACATCGACGCCGAGCTCCAGCTGTTCAACAATGCCCTGGAAGGGGTGCGCGAAGACATGCGCAACCTCTCCGCCAAACTTGCCACCCAGTTGCGCCCGGAAGAGCGCGCGTTGTTCGACGTCTACCTGATGATGCTCGATGACGCGGCCCTGGGCGGCGAAGTGGTGCAGGTGATCAAGACCGGGCAATGGGCCCAGGGTGCGCTGCGCCAGGTGGTGACCGAGCACGTCAATCGCTTCGAGCTGATGGACGACGCCTACCTGCGCGAGAGGGCCTCCGATGTGAAGGATCTGGGCCGGCGTCTGCTGGCCTACCTGCAAGAGGCAAGGCAGCAGACGTTGGTCTATCCCGACAACACCATCCTTATCAGCGAAGAGCTGACCCCGGCCATGCTCGGCGAAGTGCCGGAAGGCAAGCTGGTGGGCCTGGTGTCGGTACTGGGCTCGGGCAACTCCCACGTTGCAATCCTCGCCCGCGCCATGGGCATTCCCACCGTGATGGGCCTGGTCGACCTGCCGTACTCGAAGGTCGATGGCATCGACATGATCGTCGATGGCTACAAGGGCGACGTCTATACCAACCCCAGCGACGTGCTGCGCAAGCAGTATGCCGAGGTGGTCGAGGAAGAACGCCAGCTGGCCCAGGGGCTGGACGCCCTGCGCGAACTGCCGTGCATCACCCTTGATGGCCACCGCATGCCACTGTGGGTCAACACGGGCCTGCTCGCTGATGTGGCCCGTGCCCAGCAGCGCGGCGCCGAAGGGGTCGGGCTGTACCGCACTGAAGTGCCGTTCATGATCAACCAGCGCTTCCCCAGCGAAAAGGAACAGCTGGCGATCTACCGCGAGCAACTGGCCGCCTTCCACCCCCTGCCTGTGACCATGCGCAGCCTGGACATCGGTGGTGACAAGGCGCTGTCGTATTTCCCGATCAAGGAAGACAACCCCTTCCTCGGATGGCGCGGTATTCGCGTTACCCTCGACCACCCGGAAATCTTCTTGGTGCAGACCCGCGCCATGCTCAAGGCCAGTGAAGGCCTGAACAACCTGCGCATTTTGCTGCCGATGATTTCCGGTATCCACGAACTTGAAGAAGCCCTGCACCTGATCCACCGTGCCTGGGGCGAAGTGCGCGACGAAGGCACCGACGTGCCGATGCCGCCGGTGGGCGTGATGATCGAGATCCCGGCAGCGGTGTACCAGACGCGCGAGCTGGCTCGCCAGGTGGATTTCCTCTCGGTCGGCTCCAACGACCTGACCCAGTACTTGCTGGCGGTGGACCGCAACAACCCGCGGGTCGCCGACCTCTATGACTACTTGCACCCGGCAGTGCTGCAGGCCCTGCAGAACGTGGTGCGTGATGCCCATGCCGAAGGCAAGCCGGTGAGTATCTGCGGCGAGATGGCCGGCGATCCGGCGGCGGCGGTACTGTTGATGGCCATGGGCTTTGACAGCCTGTCGATGAACGCCACCAACCTGCCGAAAGTGAAGTGGATGCTGCGTCAGGTGAGCCTGAGCAAATCCCAGGAGTTGCTGGCCCAGGCCATGGGTATCGACAACCCGCAAGTTATCCACAGCTCGCTGCAACTGGCCCTGAAGAACCTGGGGCTGGCGCGGATGATCAACCCAGGGTCGTCCAAGACCTTGTGA